A genomic region of Anas acuta chromosome 1, bAnaAcu1.1, whole genome shotgun sequence contains the following coding sequences:
- the CRYAA gene encoding alpha-crystallin A chain, with protein MDITIQHPWFKRALGPLIPSRLFDQFFGEGLLEYDLLPLFSSTISPYYRQSLFRSVLESGISEVRSDRDKFTIMLDVKHFSPEDLSVKIIDDFVEIHGKHSERQDDHGYISREFHRRYRLPANVDQSAITCSLSGDGMLTFSGPKVPSNMDPTHSERPIPVSREEKPTSAPSS; from the exons ATGGACATTACCATCCAGCACCCCTGGTTCAAGCGCGCTCTGGGACCCCTGATTCCCAGCCGTTTGTTCGACCAGTTTTTCGGAGAGGGTCTCCTGGAGTATGACCTCCTGCCTTTGTTCTCCTCCACTATCAGCCCCTACTACCGGCAGTCCCTCTTCCGCAGCGTGCTGGAGTCGGGCATTTCAGAG GTGAGGTCTGACCGGGACAAGTTTACGATCATGCTGGATGTAAAACACTTCTCTCCTGAAGATCTGAGCGTGAAGATTATCGATGACTTTGTGGAAATCCATGGCAAGCACAGTGAAAGACAG GATGACCACGGCTACATCTCCCGTGAGTTTCACCGCCGGTACCGCCTGCCCGCCAACGTGGACCAGTCTGCCATCACCTGCTCCCTCTCCGGCGACGGCATGCTGACCTTCTCAGGCCCCAAGGTCCCCTCCAACATGGACCCCACCCACAGCGAGAGGCCCATCCCCGTGTCCCGGGAGGAGAAGCCCACCTCCGCGCCTTCCTCCTAA